One genomic region from Yarrowia lipolytica chromosome 1C, complete sequence encodes:
- a CDS encoding uncharacterized protein (Tyl3FullLengthElement,Tyl3 Gag), translating to MTVPPTGTGVGGEGEVGHNNQAGQDVPQDELQGFNDDFELNVNLEEVSEAGRARIERTTAVIQEMQERHDREMEAAIRALQDREKGLSAKEPQRDDKTEQDRFNRSRQLADMKNFGKHFSGKEKDRGFAVRNFLQRLDNRFEDRYVPVEHRAVLAADAMEGPAQEWWSTLAKETRSAMKADWDLYKKHVTAYFTPKEYALNADTRFYKMQATSKETTEAYVARFQSVLRGMDSEPPMTIIASIFLQGMKPDWQKGVKIAAGTRDYRKMTLDHLIELLQVHSGNQFARVGDYMDVDLAQTYDTDYDDYESDPEEAQLMRAQANDYGGRRGRYRSGGRGDARPQGRSGGSNRGNSANRNNPGAQTEKSGGDEGCWNCQELGHTRHRCPKPRTAAYVRHQLEYWTQQLEKEQGKEQR from the coding sequence ATGACAGTACCCCCCACAGGAACAGGCGTGGGCGGAGAGGGCGAGGTTGGCCATAACAACCAGGCGGGACAGGACGTCCCCCAGGACGAGCTCCAAGGTTTCAACGATGATTTTGAACTAAACGTTaacctggaggaggtgtctgAGGCCGGGAGAGCGCGGATCGAGCGCACGACGGCTGTGATACAGGAGATGCAGGAGAGGCATGATCGGGAGATGGAAGCCGCTATACGAGCACTGCAGGACCGCGAGAAGGGCCTGAGCGCCAAGGAACCCCAGCGGGACGACAAAACGGAGCAGGATCGCTTCAATCGGAGCCGTCAGCTCGCCGATATGAAGAATTTCGGTAAGCACTTCTCGggcaaggagaaggaccGCGGCTTCGCCGTGCGCAACTTCCTGCAACGGCTGGACAACCGGTTCGAGGATCGGTATGTCCCGGTGGAACACCGAGCCGTGCTGGCCGCCGATGCCATGGAAGGTCCGGCCCAGGAGTGGTGGAGCACCTTGGCCAAGGAAACGCGGTCTGCCATGAAGGCCGATTGGGATCTGTACAAGAAACACGTGACCGCATATTTCACGCCTAAGGAGTATGCCTTGAACGCCGACACTCGGTTCTACAAGATGCAGGCTACTAGCAAGGAGACGACGGAGGCGTATGTGGCCAGGTTCCAGAGCGTGCTGCGTGGTATGGACTCCGAGCCGCCCATGACTATCATCGCTTCGATCTTCCTGCAGGGCATGAAGCCTGACTGGCAGAAGGGTGTGAAGATCGCCGCGGGTACCCGAGACTACCGAAAGATGACATTGGATCACCTGATCGagttgctacaagtacattctGGCAACCAGTTCGCTAGAGTGGGCGATTATATGGATGTCGACCTGGCTCAGACTTACGACACTGACTACGATGACTACGAGTCGGATCCAGAGGAGGCGCAGCTGATGAGGGCTCAAGCCAACGATTACGGAGGACGTCGGGGTCGTTACCGCTCGGGAGGACGGGGTGATGCCCGACCCCAGGGTCGTTCGGGAGGTTCCAACCGGGGCAACTCGGCCAACCGGAACAACCCGGGAGCCCAGACAGAGAAGAGCGGAGGCGATGAAGGGTGTTGGAACTGTCAGGAGTTAGGGCACACCCGACACCGCTGCCCTAAGCCCCGGACTGCTGCCTACGTCAGGCACCAGTTGGAGTATTGGACCCaacagctggagaaggagcagggaAAAGAGCAGAGGTAG